In one window of Temnothorax longispinosus isolate EJ_2023e chromosome 9, Tlon_JGU_v1, whole genome shotgun sequence DNA:
- the LOC139819804 gene encoding uncharacterized protein isoform X1, whose translation MIDLTVKTLDSQNHVFSLEDDQITVRGFKEHIAESVAVPADSQRLIYCGRVLQDEKKLNDYDVNGKVIHLVQRAPPQPGQHGNDGGQTQGQTPGQRQGWQNSQRPHYRVTRTQMHGNAMYLGAMSVPAEIVEGHGNILGIPQLSNSLSGSRLNHAGRLLDRMNELIDRLDDPSAPPLHPPPEVNQTTQQQQQQQQQQQQQQQEAEIEQNETNDVSRDDGVRLAEAAAAAITAALSAAGARAVTLFRGSSYNGGSTRTSSDPNEHQSDVQPSQSQSQSQSQSQSQSQSQSQSQSQSQSQSQPQSQPQAQSQQQQTQATADAGATSSNASQNRRAQQQEYVLILPRPPQMAELLQRLCTTQERLRPYLERYCMLTLLDPSLPPGPGPNTVEESQRIVDGVSEILHLMSHSCHALSDIIIDMSQPPPRNLRCRPIIVQHSAILQPSIPIQVEAHISLNGRSANNNNSNDETTESSNQAQSENAESATSSRVNTEEGNQERESDSGAQPQAERSQQDQGQSPFDTVFNLPNNVEVLMEVSSESNIDAGSSNEQNASGNETNNNARRTNVFPFGTPPPPYLLRNFMQAVHGHMVHGGITTTTISTRNPPVTTAGAQSVSSSMDSGSTNAGQSTQARSNTGTHPTTATQTRSTSRPHVFHHHAHPMGLGMSIGLGLDFDPYLPCNSHHVYRSPSTASNSATGVTTSQPTRTASTATADAQNQTNQTATTSTTTTSATSTNATSATNAETATNNSFVNFMQQLLNQPTGGQSRPINTNAPNLMESIENIMQIIGNNIRVGFLGDSSIRNPTLADLFEGGGLSMDLFTSHGSGREENFLVDLFVLLAQSMSLDGLLRVRRGQWGPIARLRRPLQEFLQYTFSNASSPEAIQEQATERLLSQLRPHIQNLLASEEDANGRSGSRVDVCATIESLITRHARDILRSLFDSGIDDARFGQDILNILINMSSQTVHVLRYSLRGGQAGLEAIATRFMRDLMDGGNPALLQWVLNGFITHLRTYFLCVPQPPDSEIIPLLVYRDASSQPSSQSSASTRQSTQAQPEDEPMETETLEQQQQQQQQQQQQPARESSISEDREEIPETFPGHEALPSDWVPIIARDGVRQRRQLQMQGVTPNSGVTTFSDAYLGGLPSKRRKLIEQQKPRLLVSPTPNHHSTIAASMERLVREGVGHAGVEEVEGAAVAVAADPAVRRAFGQAIRDCLNPCRYGTPDFPDPLRFPNATKYFADQERPPK comes from the exons ATGATCGACCTAACAGTCAAGACCTTGGACTCGCAGAATCACGTCTTCTCCCTGGAAGACGAC CAAATCACGGTACGCGGCTTTAAAGAGCATATAGCCGAGTCCGTCGCGGTACCAGCTGATTCGCAGAGGTTGATTTATTGCGGACGGGTGCTTCAAgacgaaaagaaattaaatgattatg ATGTCAATGGAAAAGTTATACACCTGGTGCAACGCGCGCCTCCCCAGCCTGGCCAGCATGGGAACGACGGCGGGCAGACCCAGGGTCAGACACCGGGGCAGAGGCAGGGTTGGCAGAACTCACAGAGGCCGCATTACCGGGTCACTCGCACCCAAATGCATGGAAACGCCATGTATCTAGGTGCGATGTCTGTGCCAGCGGAGATCGTTGAAGGCCACGGTAATATTCTAg GTATACCGCAACTGAGCAACAGTTTGTCCGGTAGCCGGCTGAACCATGCCGGTCGACTGCTCGATCGTATGAACGAGCTGATCGATCGGTTGGACGATCCTAGCGCTCCTCCTCTGCATCCGCCCCCGGAGGTCAACCAGACgacgcagcagcagcagcagcagcagcaacaacagcaacagcaacagcaagaGGCAGAAATTGAACAAAACGA GACCAATGACGTTTCTAGAGACGACGGTGTTAGACTTGCTGAGGCAGCTGCCGCCGCCATCACAGCCGCTTTGTCAGCTGCTGGGGCACGTGCAGTTACATTGTTCAGAG GAAGCAGTTACAACGGTGGGAGTACGAGAACTTCAAGCGATCCAAATGAGCATCAAAGTGATGTGCAACCATCACAGTCACAGTCTCAATCCCAGTCGCAGTCACAATCGCAGTCGCAGTCGCAATCGCAGTCACAATCGCAATCGCAATCGCAGTCACAACCGCAATCGCAGCCACAGGCACAATCGCAACAGCAACAAACGCAAGCGACTGCAGACGCGGGAGCAACATCGAGCAACGCTAGCCAAAACAGGCGAGCTCAACAGCAGGAGTATGtgttaat TCTCCCGCGACCTCCGCAGATGGCAGAATTATTGCAAAGACTGTGCACCACCCAAGAACGGCTGAGACCTTATCTGGAACGTTATTGCATGCTTACGCTTCTTGATCCTTCGTTACCGCCCGGG CCCGGACCGAACACCGTAGAGGAAAGTCAGAGAATAGTGGATGGAGTCAGTGAAATTCTCCACCTTATGTCGCACAGCTGTCACGCGCTGAGCGACATTATCATTGACATGAGTCAACCACCGCCTAGAAACTTGCGATGCCGGCCAATAATAGTACAGCACTCGGCCATCCTACAGCCTAGTATACCGATCCAGGTAGAG GCTCATATCAGTTTGAACGGTCGCAGCGCTAATAACAACAACAGTAACGACGAGACGACAGAGTCTAGTAATCAGGCGCAGTCGGAAAACGCGGAATCGGCAACTTCGTCGCGCGTTAATACTGAGGAGGGTAATCAAGAGCGAGAATCGGACAGTGGAGCCCAGCCGCAGGCGGAACGGTCGCAACAAGATCAAGGCCAATCGCCTTTCG ATACGGTATTCAATTTGCCGAACAATGTTGAGGTGCTGATGGAAGTTAGTTCCGAGAGTAATATAGATGCTGGATCGAGCAATGAACAGAACGCGTCAGGCAATGAAACCAACAATAACGCCC GCAGGACAAACGTATTTCCATTCGGCACGCCACCGCCGCCTTATTTATTGCGAAACTTTATGCAAGCCGTTCACGGACACATGGTGCATGGCGGTATCACTACCACGACTATAAGCACGAGAAATCCTCCCGTTACTACTGCAGGAGCGCAATCGGTCTCCTCGTCGATGGATAGCGGAAGCACAAATGCCGGCCAAAGCACTCAAGCACG AAGCAATACTGGTACTCATCCTACCACTGCTACACAAACTCGAAGTACATCACGGCCGCACGTGTTCCATCATCACGCTCATCCGATGGGTCTCGGCATGAGTATTGGACTGGGTCTTGATTTCGATCCCTACCTTCCATGCAATTCGCACCATGTCTACCGCTCTCCGAGTACCGCCTCCAATAGCGCGACCGGCGTGACAACTTCGCAACCAACGCGCACGGCGTCGACAGCTACAGCGGACGCTCAGAATCAAACAAATCAAACCG CAACGACTTCGACTACGACGACCAGTGCTACCTCTACGAACGCAACATCGGCGACGAATGCAGAAACAGCTACTAATAATTCTTTCGTGAATTTTATGCAGCAGTTGTTAAATCAGCCGACGGGTGGTCAATCGCGACCCATCAATACGAACG CTCCAAATTTGATGGAAAgcattgaaaatataatgcaaataattgGTAACAATATACGCGTAGGATTTTTGGGCGATAG CTCAATCAGAAATCCTACATTGGCCGATCTGTTTGAGGGTGGAGGATTATCTATGGATCTCTTCACGTCGCACGGATCCGGCAGAGAGGAGAACTTCCTCGTCGATCTCTTCGTATTGCTG GCACAATCTATGTCTCTGGATGGATTGCTCAGAGTACGTCGAGGTCAATGGGGACCGATCGCTCGTCTTCGAAGACCGTTGCAAGAGTTTCTACAGTATACGTTCTCGAATGCCTCATCACCAGAAGCCATTCAAGAGCAAGCGACTGAGCGTTTACTTTCTCAATTACGACCTCACATTCAGAATCTCCTGGCGTCCGAGGAAGACGCCAACGGCAGAAGTGGATCCCGCGTTGACGTCTGCGCGACCATCGAATCGTTGATCACTCGCCACGCAAGAGATATACTTAGAAGCTTATTCGATAGCG GAATCGACGATGCGAGGTTCGGTCAGGACATATTGAACATCCTAATTAACATGTCCAGCCAAACTGTACATGTACTTCGGTATTCGCTACGTGGCGGCCAAGCTGGATTGGAGGCGATTGCGACGCGTTTTATG CGTGACTTGATGGACGGTGGCAATCCCGCTCTTCTCCAGTGGGTGCTGAACGGATTTATCACCCATCTTCGTACTTACTTTTTGTGCGTACCACAACCCCCGGATTCGGAGATCATACCACTTTTGGTGTATAGGGATGCATCGTCTCAACCGTCATCGCAATCCTCAGCTTCGACTCGCCAATCCACACAAGCCCAACCGGAAGATGAG CCGATGGAAACCGAAACTCTcgagcagcagcaacaacaacagcagcagcaacagcaacaaccGGCACGCGAAAGCTCGATATCTGAGGACCGAGAAGAAATCCCGGAAACATTCCCTGGCCATGAAGCTTTACCTTCG GATTGGGTGCCAATTATCGCTCGCGATGGTGTGCGACAACGTAGACAATTGCAGATGCAGGGTGTAACGCCGAACAGCGGCGTGACGACGTTTAGCGACGCGTATCTAGGTGGTCTACCGAGCAAACGTCGCAAGTTGATCGAACAGCAGAAACCGCGGTTACTAGTCAGCCCCACGCCAAACCATCATTCGACAATAGCAGCGTCCATGGAACGGTTAGTCAGAGAAGGGGTCGGTCATGCCGGCGTTGAAGAGGTCGAAGGTGCCGCCGTGGCCGTCGCGGCGGATCCCGCTGTGCGACGCGCGTTTGGTCAAGCGATCAGGGACTGTTTAAATCCGTGCCGATACGGCACGCCGGACTTTCCGGACCCGTTACGCTTCCCGAACGCGACCAAATACTTCGCGGATCAGGAGCGCCCGCCGAAATAA
- the LOC139819804 gene encoding uncharacterized protein isoform X5, with amino-acid sequence MIDLTVKTLDSQNHVFSLEDDQITVRGFKEHIAESVAVPADSQRLIYCGRVLQDEKKLNDYDVNGKVIHLVQRAPPQPGQHGNDGGQTQGQTPGQRQGWQNSQRPHYRVTRTQMHGNAMYLGAMSVPAEIVEGHGIPQLSNSLSGSRLNHAGRLLDRMNELIDRLDDPSAPPLHPPPEVNQTTQQQQQQQQQQQQQQQEAEIEQNETNDVSRDDGVRLAEAAAAAITAALSAAGARAVTLFRGSSYNGGSTRTSSDPNEHQSDVQPSQSQSQSQSQSQSQSQSQSQSQSQSQSQSQPQSQPQAQSQQQQTQATADAGATSSNASQNRRAQQQDLPRPPQMAELLQRLCTTQERLRPYLERYCMLTLLDPSLPPGPGPNTVEESQRIVDGVSEILHLMSHSCHALSDIIIDMSQPPPRNLRCRPIIVQHSAILQPSIPIQVEAHISLNGRSANNNNSNDETTESSNQAQSENAESATSSRVNTEEGNQERESDSGAQPQAERSQQDQGQSPFDTVFNLPNNVEVLMEVSSESNIDAGSSNEQNASGNETNNNARRTNVFPFGTPPPPYLLRNFMQAVHGHMVHGGITTTTISTRNPPVTTAGAQSVSSSMDSGSTNAGQSTQARSNTGTHPTTATQTRSTSRPHVFHHHAHPMGLGMSIGLGLDFDPYLPCNSHHVYRSPSTASNSATGVTTSQPTRTASTATADAQNQTNQTATTSTTTTSATSTNATSATNAETATNNSFVNFMQQLLNQPTGGQSRPINTNAPNLMESIENIMQIIGNNIRVGFLGDSSIRNPTLADLFEGGGLSMDLFTSHGSGREENFLVDLFVLLAQSMSLDGLLRVRRGQWGPIARLRRPLQEFLQYTFSNASSPEAIQEQATERLLSQLRPHIQNLLASEEDANGRSGSRVDVCATIESLITRHARDILRSLFDSGIDDARFGQDILNILINMSSQTVHVLRYSLRGGQAGLEAIATRFMRDLMDGGNPALLQWVLNGFITHLRTYFLCVPQPPDSEIIPLLVYRDASSQPSSQSSASTRQSTQAQPEDEPMETETLEQQQQQQQQQQQQPARESSISEDREEIPETFPGHEALPSDWVPIIARDGVRQRRQLQMQGVTPNSGVTTFSDAYLGGLPSKRRKLIEQQKPRLLVSPTPNHHSTIAASMERLVREGVGHAGVEEVEGAAVAVAADPAVRRAFGQAIRDCLNPCRYGTPDFPDPLRFPNATKYFADQERPPK; translated from the exons ATGATCGACCTAACAGTCAAGACCTTGGACTCGCAGAATCACGTCTTCTCCCTGGAAGACGAC CAAATCACGGTACGCGGCTTTAAAGAGCATATAGCCGAGTCCGTCGCGGTACCAGCTGATTCGCAGAGGTTGATTTATTGCGGACGGGTGCTTCAAgacgaaaagaaattaaatgattatg ATGTCAATGGAAAAGTTATACACCTGGTGCAACGCGCGCCTCCCCAGCCTGGCCAGCATGGGAACGACGGCGGGCAGACCCAGGGTCAGACACCGGGGCAGAGGCAGGGTTGGCAGAACTCACAGAGGCCGCATTACCGGGTCACTCGCACCCAAATGCATGGAAACGCCATGTATCTAGGTGCGATGTCTGTGCCAGCGGAGATCGTTGAAGGCCACG GTATACCGCAACTGAGCAACAGTTTGTCCGGTAGCCGGCTGAACCATGCCGGTCGACTGCTCGATCGTATGAACGAGCTGATCGATCGGTTGGACGATCCTAGCGCTCCTCCTCTGCATCCGCCCCCGGAGGTCAACCAGACgacgcagcagcagcagcagcagcagcaacaacagcaacagcaacagcaagaGGCAGAAATTGAACAAAACGA GACCAATGACGTTTCTAGAGACGACGGTGTTAGACTTGCTGAGGCAGCTGCCGCCGCCATCACAGCCGCTTTGTCAGCTGCTGGGGCACGTGCAGTTACATTGTTCAGAG GAAGCAGTTACAACGGTGGGAGTACGAGAACTTCAAGCGATCCAAATGAGCATCAAAGTGATGTGCAACCATCACAGTCACAGTCTCAATCCCAGTCGCAGTCACAATCGCAGTCGCAGTCGCAATCGCAGTCACAATCGCAATCGCAATCGCAGTCACAACCGCAATCGCAGCCACAGGCACAATCGCAACAGCAACAAACGCAAGCGACTGCAGACGCGGGAGCAACATCGAGCAACGCTAGCCAAAACAGGCGAGCTCAACAGCAGGA TCTCCCGCGACCTCCGCAGATGGCAGAATTATTGCAAAGACTGTGCACCACCCAAGAACGGCTGAGACCTTATCTGGAACGTTATTGCATGCTTACGCTTCTTGATCCTTCGTTACCGCCCGGG CCCGGACCGAACACCGTAGAGGAAAGTCAGAGAATAGTGGATGGAGTCAGTGAAATTCTCCACCTTATGTCGCACAGCTGTCACGCGCTGAGCGACATTATCATTGACATGAGTCAACCACCGCCTAGAAACTTGCGATGCCGGCCAATAATAGTACAGCACTCGGCCATCCTACAGCCTAGTATACCGATCCAGGTAGAG GCTCATATCAGTTTGAACGGTCGCAGCGCTAATAACAACAACAGTAACGACGAGACGACAGAGTCTAGTAATCAGGCGCAGTCGGAAAACGCGGAATCGGCAACTTCGTCGCGCGTTAATACTGAGGAGGGTAATCAAGAGCGAGAATCGGACAGTGGAGCCCAGCCGCAGGCGGAACGGTCGCAACAAGATCAAGGCCAATCGCCTTTCG ATACGGTATTCAATTTGCCGAACAATGTTGAGGTGCTGATGGAAGTTAGTTCCGAGAGTAATATAGATGCTGGATCGAGCAATGAACAGAACGCGTCAGGCAATGAAACCAACAATAACGCCC GCAGGACAAACGTATTTCCATTCGGCACGCCACCGCCGCCTTATTTATTGCGAAACTTTATGCAAGCCGTTCACGGACACATGGTGCATGGCGGTATCACTACCACGACTATAAGCACGAGAAATCCTCCCGTTACTACTGCAGGAGCGCAATCGGTCTCCTCGTCGATGGATAGCGGAAGCACAAATGCCGGCCAAAGCACTCAAGCACG AAGCAATACTGGTACTCATCCTACCACTGCTACACAAACTCGAAGTACATCACGGCCGCACGTGTTCCATCATCACGCTCATCCGATGGGTCTCGGCATGAGTATTGGACTGGGTCTTGATTTCGATCCCTACCTTCCATGCAATTCGCACCATGTCTACCGCTCTCCGAGTACCGCCTCCAATAGCGCGACCGGCGTGACAACTTCGCAACCAACGCGCACGGCGTCGACAGCTACAGCGGACGCTCAGAATCAAACAAATCAAACCG CAACGACTTCGACTACGACGACCAGTGCTACCTCTACGAACGCAACATCGGCGACGAATGCAGAAACAGCTACTAATAATTCTTTCGTGAATTTTATGCAGCAGTTGTTAAATCAGCCGACGGGTGGTCAATCGCGACCCATCAATACGAACG CTCCAAATTTGATGGAAAgcattgaaaatataatgcaaataattgGTAACAATATACGCGTAGGATTTTTGGGCGATAG CTCAATCAGAAATCCTACATTGGCCGATCTGTTTGAGGGTGGAGGATTATCTATGGATCTCTTCACGTCGCACGGATCCGGCAGAGAGGAGAACTTCCTCGTCGATCTCTTCGTATTGCTG GCACAATCTATGTCTCTGGATGGATTGCTCAGAGTACGTCGAGGTCAATGGGGACCGATCGCTCGTCTTCGAAGACCGTTGCAAGAGTTTCTACAGTATACGTTCTCGAATGCCTCATCACCAGAAGCCATTCAAGAGCAAGCGACTGAGCGTTTACTTTCTCAATTACGACCTCACATTCAGAATCTCCTGGCGTCCGAGGAAGACGCCAACGGCAGAAGTGGATCCCGCGTTGACGTCTGCGCGACCATCGAATCGTTGATCACTCGCCACGCAAGAGATATACTTAGAAGCTTATTCGATAGCG GAATCGACGATGCGAGGTTCGGTCAGGACATATTGAACATCCTAATTAACATGTCCAGCCAAACTGTACATGTACTTCGGTATTCGCTACGTGGCGGCCAAGCTGGATTGGAGGCGATTGCGACGCGTTTTATG CGTGACTTGATGGACGGTGGCAATCCCGCTCTTCTCCAGTGGGTGCTGAACGGATTTATCACCCATCTTCGTACTTACTTTTTGTGCGTACCACAACCCCCGGATTCGGAGATCATACCACTTTTGGTGTATAGGGATGCATCGTCTCAACCGTCATCGCAATCCTCAGCTTCGACTCGCCAATCCACACAAGCCCAACCGGAAGATGAG CCGATGGAAACCGAAACTCTcgagcagcagcaacaacaacagcagcagcaacagcaacaaccGGCACGCGAAAGCTCGATATCTGAGGACCGAGAAGAAATCCCGGAAACATTCCCTGGCCATGAAGCTTTACCTTCG GATTGGGTGCCAATTATCGCTCGCGATGGTGTGCGACAACGTAGACAATTGCAGATGCAGGGTGTAACGCCGAACAGCGGCGTGACGACGTTTAGCGACGCGTATCTAGGTGGTCTACCGAGCAAACGTCGCAAGTTGATCGAACAGCAGAAACCGCGGTTACTAGTCAGCCCCACGCCAAACCATCATTCGACAATAGCAGCGTCCATGGAACGGTTAGTCAGAGAAGGGGTCGGTCATGCCGGCGTTGAAGAGGTCGAAGGTGCCGCCGTGGCCGTCGCGGCGGATCCCGCTGTGCGACGCGCGTTTGGTCAAGCGATCAGGGACTGTTTAAATCCGTGCCGATACGGCACGCCGGACTTTCCGGACCCGTTACGCTTCCCGAACGCGACCAAATACTTCGCGGATCAGGAGCGCCCGCCGAAATAA